The proteins below come from a single Caulobacter segnis ATCC 21756 genomic window:
- the dapD gene encoding 2,3,4,5-tetrahydropyridine-2,6-dicarboxylate N-succinyltransferase, giving the protein MTAVSLSDLQTEIEAAWEARADVSAATTGPVRTAVEEALLLLDSGKARVSEKIDGEWVTHQWLKKAVLLSFRLNPNTVMRAGTLGGAVGPWWDKVPNKFDGWDAPQFEAGGFRAVPGAIVRRGAHIGKNVILMPSFVNIGGYVDEGTMVDTWVTVGSCAQIGKNVHLSGGVGIGGVLEPLQANPTIIEDNCFIGARSEVVEGVVVGEGSVLSMGVFISASTKIVDRKTGQVHIGKVPPYSVVVPGSLPDPNGGPSLYCAVIVKTVDAQTRSKTSINDLLRD; this is encoded by the coding sequence ATGACCGCCGTCAGCCTGTCTGATCTGCAAACCGAGATCGAAGCCGCCTGGGAAGCCCGCGCCGACGTCTCGGCCGCCACCACCGGTCCGGTCCGCACAGCCGTCGAGGAAGCCCTGCTGCTGCTCGACAGCGGCAAGGCGCGCGTGTCGGAGAAGATCGACGGCGAATGGGTGACGCACCAGTGGCTGAAGAAGGCCGTGCTGCTGTCGTTCCGCCTGAACCCCAACACCGTCATGCGCGCCGGCACGCTGGGCGGCGCCGTGGGCCCCTGGTGGGACAAGGTGCCGAACAAGTTCGACGGCTGGGACGCCCCGCAGTTCGAGGCCGGCGGCTTCCGCGCCGTTCCGGGCGCCATCGTCCGTCGCGGCGCCCACATCGGCAAGAACGTAATCCTGATGCCCTCGTTCGTGAACATCGGCGGCTACGTCGATGAAGGCACGATGGTCGACACCTGGGTCACGGTCGGCTCGTGCGCCCAGATCGGCAAGAACGTCCACCTGTCGGGCGGCGTCGGCATCGGCGGCGTGCTGGAGCCGCTGCAGGCCAACCCGACCATCATCGAGGACAATTGCTTCATCGGCGCCCGCTCTGAAGTCGTCGAGGGCGTGGTCGTCGGCGAAGGCAGCGTACTGTCGATGGGCGTGTTCATCAGCGCCTCGACCAAGATCGTCGACCGCAAGACCGGCCAGGTCCACATCGGCAAGGTCCCGCCCTACAGCGTCGTGGTCCCCGGCAGCCTGCCAGACCCGAACGGCGGCCCCAGCCTCTACTGCGCGGTGATCGTGAAGACGGTCGACGCGCAGACGCGGTCGAAGACGTCGATCAACGACCTGCTGCGGGATTGA
- the lovK gene encoding photosensory histidine protein kinase LovK — protein MDDYSESRRAGDRLAAGHGIDDPFAAAIRATRMAMIVTDAAQADNPIIFANDAFLKLTGYTRDEVIGRNCRMLQGPETSREAVQKLSAAIAAGEDVNVELLNYRKDGSTFWNALYVSPVRNTVGEIVYFFGSQLDVTDKKTAEARVRERRDDLEQVVEARTRELTDALEQKTALLHEVDHRVKNNLQLISSLLLLQTRRVPDPDLKASLKGMLGRVNAIATVHRRLFQSEDVERFDVSAFIRDMVADLMGSAARDDIEIQLDLERVDIPAAKAAPFALVVNELLTNALRHGFPEGRGGRIFVGVSRLNGDFRIEIADNGVGSDKQATGFGLTIVQLLCQQLKAKCETTDAQPGTQVVILVPVNGAH, from the coding sequence ATGGACGACTACTCGGAATCGCGACGCGCCGGCGACCGCCTGGCCGCCGGGCATGGCATCGACGATCCTTTCGCGGCGGCGATCCGCGCGACACGGATGGCGATGATCGTCACCGACGCCGCCCAGGCCGACAATCCGATCATCTTCGCCAACGACGCTTTTCTGAAACTGACCGGCTACACGCGCGACGAGGTCATCGGCCGCAATTGCCGCATGCTGCAAGGCCCCGAGACCAGTCGCGAGGCCGTACAGAAGTTGAGCGCGGCGATCGCCGCCGGCGAAGACGTCAATGTCGAGCTCCTCAACTATCGCAAGGACGGCTCCACCTTCTGGAACGCCCTCTACGTCTCGCCGGTGCGCAATACGGTCGGCGAGATTGTCTATTTCTTCGGGTCGCAACTCGACGTCACCGACAAGAAGACCGCGGAGGCCCGCGTCCGCGAACGTCGTGACGACCTCGAGCAGGTCGTCGAGGCCCGGACGCGCGAGCTGACCGACGCCCTGGAGCAGAAGACCGCCCTGCTCCACGAGGTCGACCACCGGGTGAAGAACAACCTGCAGCTCATCTCCAGTCTGTTGCTGCTGCAGACACGTCGCGTGCCCGACCCGGACCTGAAGGCCTCTCTGAAAGGGATGCTGGGGCGCGTGAACGCCATCGCCACCGTGCATCGGCGGCTGTTCCAGAGCGAGGACGTCGAGCGTTTCGACGTGTCGGCCTTCATCCGCGACATGGTCGCCGACCTGATGGGCTCGGCCGCCCGGGACGACATCGAGATTCAGCTGGACCTCGAGCGGGTCGACATCCCCGCCGCCAAGGCCGCGCCTTTCGCGCTGGTGGTCAACGAGCTGCTGACCAACGCGCTGCGGCACGGCTTCCCCGAGGGTCGTGGCGGCCGGATCTTTGTCGGCGTCAGCCGCCTCAACGGCGACTTCCGGATCGAAATCGCCGACAACGGCGTTGGTAGCGACAAGCAGGCCACGGGATTTGGCCTGACGATTGTTCAGTTGCTGTGCCAGCAGTTGAAGGCGAAGTGCGAAACGACCGATGCTCAACCGGGAACCCAGGTGGTCATTCTGGTTCCGGTGAACGGTGCGCACTGA
- the truA gene encoding tRNA pseudouridine(38-40) synthase TruA, translating into MPRYRLLVEYDGRPYAGFQAQATLPSVQGAIEAAVKAFCGQDVRIAAAGRTDTGVHATGQVVHVDLEKDWPAQTVFNALNAHLTHEAVSILSAEVAEGDWHARFSANERRYLYRILNRRAPPALDKGRVWHMKKDLDAEAMHAAAQHLVGLHDFTTFRDMHCQSKSPVKTLDVARVRRVGEEIHLDFEARSFLHRQVRSMTGTLVEVGAGRWTPDDVKAALEAKDRRECGPVAPADGLYLVGVGYGD; encoded by the coding sequence ATGCCCCGCTACCGCCTCCTCGTCGAGTATGACGGCCGCCCCTATGCCGGGTTCCAGGCCCAGGCGACCCTGCCCAGCGTGCAGGGCGCGATCGAGGCGGCGGTGAAGGCCTTCTGCGGGCAGGACGTGCGCATCGCCGCCGCCGGCCGCACCGACACCGGCGTCCACGCGACCGGCCAAGTGGTCCATGTCGACCTCGAAAAGGACTGGCCCGCCCAGACCGTGTTCAACGCCCTCAACGCCCACCTGACCCACGAGGCGGTCTCGATCCTCTCGGCCGAGGTGGCGGAGGGAGACTGGCACGCAAGGTTCTCGGCCAACGAGCGGCGCTATCTCTACCGGATCCTCAACCGCCGCGCCCCACCGGCCCTCGACAAGGGGCGGGTCTGGCACATGAAGAAGGACCTCGACGCCGAGGCCATGCACGCGGCGGCCCAGCACCTGGTCGGCCTGCACGACTTCACGACGTTCCGCGACATGCACTGCCAGTCCAAGAGCCCGGTGAAGACCCTGGACGTCGCCCGCGTGCGCCGGGTCGGCGAGGAGATCCACCTCGATTTCGAGGCGCGCTCGTTCCTGCACCGCCAGGTCCGCTCGATGACCGGCACCCTCGTCGAAGTCGGCGCGGGCCGCTGGACGCCCGACGATGTGAAGGCCGCGCTGGAGGCCAAGGACCGGCGGGAATGCGGCCCGGTAGCGCCGGCGGATGGGCTTTATCTGGTGGGCGTGGGGTACGGCGACTAG
- a CDS encoding glutathione S-transferase family protein, translating into MNPILTAFKTSPDRGRGLARDMPARWALEEVGQPYDVRLVTFAEMKEPAHKALQPFGQIPTYEADGLVLFESGAIVLHIAERHPGLLPTDADARARAIAWMFAAVSTVQPPIVERERAFLLERDKPWFDARQPALEQEVRRRLEDLSDRLGDAEWLDGPFSVGDLMTVTVLRRPAGANLLADYPNLAAYVARAEARPAFQRAYADQLAVFEAASAG; encoded by the coding sequence ATGAACCCGATCCTCACCGCCTTCAAGACCTCGCCCGATCGCGGGCGCGGACTGGCGCGCGACATGCCGGCGCGCTGGGCGCTGGAGGAGGTCGGCCAGCCCTACGACGTCCGGCTGGTGACCTTCGCCGAGATGAAGGAGCCGGCGCACAAGGCGCTCCAGCCCTTCGGCCAGATCCCCACCTACGAAGCGGACGGCCTGGTGCTGTTCGAGTCCGGGGCGATCGTCCTGCACATCGCTGAGCGTCACCCGGGCTTGCTCCCCACGGACGCCGACGCCCGGGCCCGCGCCATCGCCTGGATGTTCGCCGCCGTCAGCACGGTCCAGCCGCCGATCGTTGAACGCGAGCGCGCCTTCCTGTTGGAGCGCGACAAGCCCTGGTTCGACGCCCGCCAACCCGCCCTGGAGCAGGAGGTGCGCCGGCGCCTGGAGGATCTTTCCGACCGGCTTGGCGATGCCGAGTGGCTGGACGGCCCGTTCAGCGTCGGCGACCTGATGACGGTCACGGTGCTGCGCCGCCCCGCGGGCGCGAACCTTCTGGCCGACTACCCCAACCTCGCCGCCTATGTCGCCCGGGCCGAGGCGCGCCCGGCCTTCCAGCGCGCCTACGCCGATCAATTGGCGGTGTTCGAAGCCGCGTCGGCCGGCTAG
- the dapE gene encoding succinyl-diaminopimelate desuccinylase, which produces MNSPAPVSVSIDPVELAQALIRRPSVTPADAGAMDTLQRQLEALGFACRRMTFGEIENLYARRGTARPNLCFAGHTDVVPVGDDAAWTAGPFEAEIKDGILFGRGAVDMKSAIAAFVAAVANVPDHAGSISFLITGDEEGVAEDGTVKVVEALAAEGEIIDHCIVGEPTSANVLGDMVKIGRRGSINAWIAVDGKQGHVAYPHRAANPIPVMVDILSRLQSRVLDEGYTGFQPSNLEVTTVDVGNTATNVIPASAKARVNIRFNPAHKGKDLAAWIERECREAAEGFSGRVEALCKISGEAFLTEPGAFTDVIVAAVGDATGRVPELSTTGGTSDARFIRALCPVVEFGLVGSTMHQVDERVPVEEVRQLAGAYEALINRYFAAFA; this is translated from the coding sequence ATGAACAGCCCCGCGCCCGTTTCCGTCAGCATCGATCCTGTCGAACTCGCCCAGGCCCTGATCCGGCGTCCGTCGGTGACCCCGGCCGACGCGGGCGCGATGGACACGCTGCAGCGCCAGCTGGAGGCCCTGGGCTTCGCCTGCCGCCGCATGACGTTCGGCGAGATCGAGAACCTCTACGCCCGGCGCGGGACCGCGCGGCCGAACCTCTGCTTCGCCGGCCATACCGACGTGGTGCCGGTCGGCGACGACGCGGCCTGGACCGCCGGTCCCTTCGAGGCCGAGATCAAGGACGGGATCCTCTTTGGCCGAGGCGCGGTCGACATGAAGTCCGCCATCGCCGCCTTTGTCGCCGCCGTCGCGAACGTTCCCGACCATGCCGGCTCGATCAGCTTCCTGATCACCGGCGACGAGGAGGGCGTGGCCGAGGACGGGACCGTCAAGGTCGTCGAGGCCCTGGCCGCCGAGGGCGAGATCATCGACCACTGCATCGTCGGCGAGCCGACCAGCGCCAACGTGCTGGGCGACATGGTCAAGATCGGCCGGCGCGGCAGCATCAACGCCTGGATCGCCGTGGACGGTAAGCAGGGGCACGTGGCCTACCCGCATCGCGCCGCCAACCCGATCCCGGTGATGGTCGACATCCTCTCGCGCCTGCAGAGCCGGGTGCTGGACGAGGGCTATACCGGCTTCCAGCCGTCGAATCTGGAGGTGACCACGGTGGACGTCGGCAACACCGCCACCAACGTCATCCCCGCTTCGGCCAAGGCGCGGGTGAACATCCGCTTCAACCCGGCCCACAAGGGCAAGGACCTGGCCGCCTGGATCGAGCGGGAGTGCCGCGAGGCCGCGGAGGGCTTCTCGGGCCGGGTCGAGGCGCTGTGCAAGATCAGCGGCGAGGCCTTCCTGACCGAACCGGGCGCCTTCACCGACGTGATCGTGGCCGCGGTCGGCGACGCGACCGGCCGCGTGCCCGAACTGTCGACGACCGGCGGCACCAGCGACGCCCGCTTCATCCGCGCGCTCTGCCCCGTCGTCGAGTTCGGTCTGGTCGGCTCGACCATGCACCAGGTCGACGAGCGGGTCCCGGTCGAGGAGGTCCGCCAGCTGGCCGGCGCCTACGAGGCCCTGATCAACCGCTATTTCGCGGCCTTCGCCTGA
- the argB gene encoding acetylglutamate kinase has translation MTDVAEEAGWATAKTLAEALPYIQIYDRETVVIKYGGHAMGQEEVAKVFAADAVLLKLLGVHPVVVHGGGPQISRMLDKAGVKSTFVDGLRVTDAATMEVAEMVLSGAINKEIANWITQAGAEADVRGVGLSGKDARLITAEKVTRTKKDPDSNIEQVVDLGFVGEPTKIDPHIIQALLTSETDYIPVIAPIGVSEAGETFNINADTVAGALAGALKAKRMLMLTDIKGVLDANGELIRQMTLDEARDLITSGVATGGMIPKLENAIHAVESGVEAVVILDGRRPHAMLVELFSEHGAGTLISK, from the coding sequence TTGACCGACGTCGCCGAGGAAGCCGGCTGGGCCACCGCCAAGACCCTGGCCGAGGCCCTGCCCTACATCCAGATCTACGACCGCGAGACGGTCGTGATCAAATACGGCGGCCACGCCATGGGCCAGGAAGAGGTCGCCAAGGTCTTCGCCGCCGACGCCGTGCTGCTGAAGCTTCTGGGCGTGCATCCGGTGGTCGTCCACGGCGGCGGCCCGCAGATTAGCCGCATGCTCGACAAGGCCGGCGTGAAGTCGACCTTCGTCGACGGCCTGCGCGTGACCGACGCGGCGACGATGGAAGTGGCCGAAATGGTCCTGTCCGGCGCGATCAACAAGGAAATCGCCAACTGGATCACCCAGGCCGGCGCCGAGGCCGACGTGCGCGGCGTGGGCCTGTCGGGCAAGGATGCGCGCCTGATCACCGCCGAGAAGGTGACCCGGACCAAGAAGGACCCGGACAGCAATATCGAGCAGGTCGTGGACCTCGGCTTCGTGGGCGAGCCGACCAAGATCGACCCGCACATCATCCAGGCCCTGCTGACCTCCGAAACCGACTACATCCCGGTGATCGCGCCTATCGGCGTCTCCGAAGCCGGCGAGACCTTCAACATCAACGCCGACACCGTGGCCGGCGCGCTCGCGGGGGCTCTCAAGGCCAAGCGGATGCTGATGCTGACCGACATCAAGGGCGTGCTCGACGCCAATGGCGAGCTGATCCGCCAGATGACGCTGGACGAGGCGCGCGACCTGATCACGTCGGGCGTCGCCACCGGCGGCATGATCCCGAAACTGGAGAACGCCATCCACGCCGTGGAATCGGGCGTCGAGGCCGTGGTCATCCTCGATGGCCGCCGCCCCCACGCCATGCTGGTCGAGCTCTTCAGCGAACACGGCGCGGGCACGCTCATCTCGAAATGA
- a CDS encoding SemiSWEET family sugar transporter, producing MAVSPVAATVGTIAALLSITSFAPQILKIWREKDASAVSLRTYVVTVAGFSCWIAYGIMINAWPVIASNIACLLMSGAVLAMKWRFERRG from the coding sequence ATGGCCGTCTCGCCGGTCGCCGCGACCGTCGGCACGATCGCGGCCCTGCTGTCGATCACCAGCTTCGCGCCGCAAATCCTGAAGATCTGGCGGGAAAAGGACGCTTCGGCCGTCTCGCTTCGGACCTATGTCGTCACGGTCGCCGGCTTCTCCTGCTGGATCGCCTACGGGATCATGATCAACGCCTGGCCGGTGATCGCGTCCAACATCGCCTGCCTGCTGATGTCCGGCGCGGTGCTGGCCATGAAGTGGCGCTTCGAGCGGCGCGGTTAA
- a CDS encoding response regulator, translated as MSGRALEVLIVEDEMLLAIELEHLIEEVGCHPLGCAMSSEEAVTLAQQLHPDLALVDVHLSDGPTGVDVARKISQDCGGVALFMTANVKRLPEDFAGACGVIGKPYSEHGVKTALSYLNHCLREGHAPGPAPVGLTLAPAYVTLWGLDQTLAQSA; from the coding sequence ATGAGCGGCCGTGCGCTCGAGGTGTTGATCGTCGAGGATGAAATGCTCTTGGCCATCGAGCTGGAGCACCTGATCGAAGAGGTCGGGTGTCATCCGCTGGGCTGCGCCATGAGCTCGGAAGAGGCCGTCACCCTGGCCCAACAGCTGCATCCTGATCTGGCGCTGGTGGACGTCCATCTCAGCGATGGTCCCACCGGCGTCGACGTCGCTCGGAAGATCTCCCAGGACTGCGGCGGCGTCGCCCTGTTCATGACCGCCAACGTCAAGCGGCTGCCCGAGGACTTCGCCGGGGCTTGCGGCGTGATCGGCAAACCCTATTCCGAACACGGCGTGAAGACGGCTCTGTCCTATCTGAACCATTGTCTGCGAGAAGGTCATGCCCCGGGCCCAGCTCCGGTGGGCCTGACCCTGGCGCCCGCCTACGTGACGCTCTGGGGTCTGGACCAGACTCTGGCCCAGTCGGCCTAG
- a CDS encoding glutaminase, translating to MKALSIPDVLAEVAVLVKPHFGKGKPADYIPQLASVPGTKFGMAVRTVDGGEHVIGDADEAFSLQSITKVLALGLALNRIGDEIWTRVGKEPSGTPFNHLSLLEAERGVPRNPFINAGALAVTDVLMNVTRDPAALVRDFGGFLCGERLEIDPAVAASELAHAWQNRAIASLMRGQGTIEHEPEAVVAAYSRQCAITMSCRQLARAFLPLAAGGFSPVAEETIFPDRLTRRLNALLLTCGIYDSVGNFAYRVGLPAKSGVGGGVVAVVPGKATVAVWSPELDRFGTSVVGTAALEAFSQITNCSVL from the coding sequence ATGAAGGCGCTCTCGATCCCCGATGTGCTGGCCGAAGTGGCCGTGCTGGTGAAGCCGCACTTCGGCAAGGGCAAGCCCGCCGACTACATCCCGCAGCTGGCCAGCGTGCCGGGGACCAAGTTCGGCATGGCCGTGCGCACGGTCGACGGCGGCGAGCACGTGATCGGCGACGCCGACGAGGCCTTTTCACTGCAGAGCATCACCAAGGTCCTGGCCCTGGGCCTGGCCTTGAACCGGATCGGCGACGAGATCTGGACCCGCGTCGGCAAGGAGCCCTCGGGCACGCCGTTCAATCATCTGTCGCTGCTGGAAGCCGAGCGGGGCGTGCCGCGCAACCCGTTCATCAACGCCGGCGCCCTGGCGGTGACGGACGTGCTGATGAACGTCACCCGCGACCCGGCCGCCCTGGTGCGCGACTTCGGCGGCTTTCTCTGTGGCGAGCGGCTGGAGATCGATCCCGCCGTGGCGGCCTCCGAGCTGGCCCACGCCTGGCAGAACCGCGCCATCGCCAGCCTGATGCGCGGCCAGGGCACGATCGAGCACGAGCCCGAGGCGGTGGTCGCCGCCTACAGCCGCCAGTGCGCCATCACCATGAGCTGCCGCCAGCTGGCGCGGGCGTTCCTGCCGCTGGCGGCGGGCGGTTTCTCGCCGGTGGCCGAGGAGACGATCTTCCCCGACCGCCTGACCCGACGCTTGAACGCCCTGCTGCTGACCTGCGGCATCTATGACAGCGTCGGCAACTTCGCCTATCGCGTCGGCCTGCCGGCGAAAAGCGGCGTCGGCGGCGGCGTCGTCGCCGTGGTCCCCGGCAAGGCGACGGTGGCCGTCTGGTCGCCCGAGCTCGATCGCTTCGGCACCAGCGTGGTCGGCACGGCGGCGCTGGAGGCCTTCAGTCAGATCACGAACTGCTCGGTGCTGTAG
- a CDS encoding cupin domain-containing protein, which yields MPKIDLASAPTRIGTAYPPPFNEPCLGRHRTKLGDAVGLSQFGVNLLRLPPGQWSSQRHWHTAEDEFTWVVEGEVVLVENEGETVLTAGDCAGFRAGVANGHHFQNRSDKDVLLLEIGSRKPGEDGCDYPDIDLVLREGEEIYRHRDGTPYDTESGRKR from the coding sequence ATGCCCAAGATCGATCTCGCCTCGGCTCCCACCCGTATCGGCACGGCCTATCCGCCGCCGTTCAACGAACCTTGCCTAGGCCGCCATCGCACCAAGCTGGGCGACGCGGTCGGGCTCTCGCAGTTCGGCGTCAACCTGCTGCGCCTGCCGCCGGGACAATGGTCCAGCCAGCGCCATTGGCACACCGCCGAGGACGAGTTCACCTGGGTCGTCGAGGGCGAGGTGGTGCTGGTCGAGAACGAGGGCGAGACCGTGCTGACGGCGGGCGACTGCGCGGGCTTCAGGGCCGGCGTCGCCAACGGCCACCACTTCCAGAACCGCTCGGACAAGGACGTCCTGCTGCTGGAAATCGGCTCGCGCAAGCCGGGCGAGGATGGCTGTGACTATCCCGATATCGACCTGGTCCTGCGTGAGGGCGAGGAGATCTACCGGCATCGCGACGGAACGCCCTACGACACCGAAAGCGGCCGCAAGCGCTAG
- a CDS encoding NAD(P)H-dependent oxidoreductase — MAKRIFILNGHPDSGADRFCAALCETYAAAATAVGHEVRRLDLGAVEASVLTSAAAFAEPPPDAIQEVQAAMIRAEHLVIVFPLWLGGVPARLKALLEQVYRGGFGFEIGPKGWNGKLKGRSARLVVTMGMPGPFFRVVFGGHGVKALAKGVLWLSGYRPIRTSIVGGVEMIGPKGRADWLARMRTLGAKAL, encoded by the coding sequence ATGGCCAAGCGCATCTTCATCCTGAACGGTCATCCCGATTCCGGCGCGGACCGTTTCTGCGCGGCCTTGTGCGAGACCTATGCCGCCGCCGCGACAGCCGTCGGTCACGAGGTGCGGCGTCTGGATCTGGGTGCAGTCGAGGCGTCGGTCCTGACCTCCGCCGCCGCCTTCGCCGAGCCGCCGCCCGACGCGATTCAGGAGGTCCAGGCCGCGATGATCCGGGCCGAGCACCTTGTGATCGTCTTCCCGCTGTGGCTGGGCGGAGTTCCCGCGCGGCTGAAGGCGCTGCTGGAGCAGGTTTATCGCGGCGGCTTCGGCTTCGAGATTGGTCCGAAGGGTTGGAACGGCAAGCTGAAGGGCCGCAGCGCCCGGCTGGTCGTGACCATGGGCATGCCGGGACCGTTCTTCCGCGTGGTGTTCGGCGGCCATGGCGTCAAGGCGCTGGCCAAGGGCGTCCTGTGGCTCAGCGGCTATCGCCCGATCCGCACCAGCATCGTCGGCGGCGTCGAGATGATCGGACCCAAGGGGCGGGCGGACTGGCTGGCCCGGATGCGGACGCTGGGCGCTAAAGCCCTCTAG
- the fmt gene encoding methionyl-tRNA formyltransferase yields the protein MRIAFLGTPDFAVTCLAELVASGHEIVAVYSQPPAPRGRGQELKPSPVHAFAEGLGLPVRTPVSMKTPEEIEAFKALDLDAAVVVAFGQILVKDVLEAPRHGCFNLHASLLPRWRGAAPIQRAIMAGDPVTGVQVMRMSEGLDEGPILMSEQVAIAADDTAATLHDKLATVGARLLPVALAAIEREVVRETPQSEDGVTYAKKIKSAEARIDWTRPAAEVDRHIRGLSPFPGAWFEAPSEKGPVRVKALLSRVEAASGVAGTALDDALLIACGEASIRLLKAQREGKGVQDAETFTRGFPIPAGTVLA from the coding sequence ATGCGCATCGCCTTTCTCGGCACACCCGATTTCGCCGTCACCTGCCTGGCCGAACTCGTCGCTTCCGGCCACGAGATCGTCGCCGTCTACTCCCAGCCCCCCGCGCCGCGCGGGCGCGGCCAGGAGCTGAAGCCATCGCCGGTCCACGCCTTCGCCGAAGGCCTGGGACTGCCGGTCCGCACGCCGGTCTCGATGAAGACCCCGGAAGAGATCGAGGCCTTCAAGGCCCTGGACCTCGACGCCGCCGTCGTCGTCGCCTTCGGCCAGATCCTGGTGAAGGACGTGCTGGAAGCCCCGCGCCACGGCTGCTTCAACCTGCACGCCAGCCTGCTGCCGCGCTGGCGGGGCGCCGCGCCGATCCAGCGGGCGATCATGGCCGGCGATCCGGTCACCGGCGTCCAGGTCATGCGGATGAGCGAGGGCCTCGATGAAGGCCCGATCCTGATGTCCGAGCAGGTCGCCATCGCCGCCGACGACACCGCCGCGACGCTGCACGACAAGCTGGCCACGGTCGGCGCGCGCCTGCTGCCCGTGGCCCTGGCCGCCATCGAGCGCGAGGTGGTCCGCGAGACGCCGCAGAGCGAAGACGGCGTCACCTACGCCAAGAAGATCAAGTCGGCCGAAGCCCGCATCGACTGGACCCGCCCGGCCGCCGAGGTCGACCGTCACATCCGCGGCCTCTCGCCCTTCCCCGGCGCCTGGTTCGAGGCGCCGTCGGAGAAAGGCCCTGTCCGCGTGAAGGCGCTACTGTCGCGCGTCGAGGCGGCTTCCGGCGTGGCGGGAACGGCCTTGGACGACGCCCTGCTGATCGCCTGCGGGGAAGCTTCGATCCGCCTGCTGAAGGCCCAGCGCGAGGGCAAGGGCGTCCAGGACGCCGAGACCTTCACGCGCGGCTTTCCGATCCCGGCGGGAACGGTCCTGGCCTGA
- a CDS encoding pyrimidine 5'-nucleotidase, with protein sequence MSADLTHVDTWLFDLDNTLYPLESEFMGLIEAKMTDFVQRETGLPRDEARALQHSYFTEHGTTLAGLMINHGLEPKRFLDEVHDVEMDRLTPDPALRAAIARLPGRRLIFTNGSLGHAERVLAHLELRDLFSEVFAIETADYVPKPALATFDKITKLHAIDPPMTAFFEDSEKNLVPAARLGMTTVLVGPHAAASTSEHVHFRTPDLAEFLSSARLQGNPA encoded by the coding sequence ATGAGCGCCGACCTAACCCACGTCGACACCTGGCTCTTCGACCTCGACAACACCCTGTATCCGCTGGAAAGCGAATTCATGGGGCTGATCGAGGCCAAGATGACCGACTTCGTCCAGCGCGAGACCGGTCTGCCCCGCGACGAGGCGCGGGCGCTGCAGCACAGCTACTTCACCGAGCACGGCACCACCCTGGCCGGGCTGATGATCAACCATGGCCTCGAGCCCAAGCGCTTCCTGGACGAGGTGCACGACGTCGAGATGGATCGGCTGACGCCCGATCCGGCCCTACGCGCGGCGATCGCCCGCCTGCCGGGTCGCCGCCTGATCTTCACCAACGGCTCGCTGGGCCACGCCGAGCGGGTGCTGGCGCATCTTGAGCTGCGCGACCTCTTCTCGGAGGTCTTCGCGATCGAGACGGCGGACTATGTGCCCAAGCCGGCCCTGGCGACCTTCGACAAGATCACCAAGCTGCACGCCATCGATCCGCCGATGACCGCCTTTTTCGAGGACAGCGAGAAGAACCTCGTGCCGGCCGCGCGCCTGGGCATGACCACCGTGCTGGTCGGCCCGCACGCCGCGGCCTCGACCTCGGAACACGTCCATTTCCGCACTCCCGACCTCGCCGAGTTCCTGAGCTCGGCCCGCCTGCAAGGAAATCCCGCATGA
- the def gene encoding peptide deformylase, translating to MAIRRILTVDNAADLAVLKKISTPVEVVTDELRALMDDMLETMYDAPGIGLAAVQVGEPVRVITMDLAREGEEPAPRYFVNPEILASSEEMFVYEEGCLSVPEYFDEVERPAKVTLRYMNYQGETVVEEAEGLFAVCIQHEMDHLEGVLFIDHLSRLRRDRAIAKVKKARRAA from the coding sequence ATGGCTATCCGTCGCATCCTCACCGTCGATAACGCCGCCGACCTGGCGGTCCTGAAGAAGATTTCCACCCCGGTGGAGGTCGTCACCGACGAGCTGCGCGCCCTGATGGATGACATGCTGGAGACCATGTACGACGCGCCCGGCATCGGTCTGGCCGCCGTTCAGGTCGGCGAGCCGGTGCGGGTCATCACCATGGACCTGGCCCGGGAGGGGGAGGAGCCGGCCCCGCGCTACTTCGTCAATCCCGAGATCCTGGCCAGCTCCGAGGAGATGTTCGTCTACGAAGAAGGCTGCCTGTCGGTGCCCGAGTACTTCGACGAGGTTGAGCGCCCGGCCAAGGTCACCCTGCGCTACATGAACTACCAGGGCGAGACGGTCGTCGAGGAGGCCGAGGGCCTGTTCGCCGTCTGCATCCAGCACGAGATGGACCACCTGGAAGGCGTCCTGTTCATCGACCACCTCTCGCGCCTGCGCCGCGACCGCGCCATCGCCAAGGTCAAGAAGGCCCGCCGCGCGGCCTAG